One Cystobacter fuscus DSM 2262 genomic window carries:
- a CDS encoding response regulator: protein MQIRILVVDDEQDNCDYLKLVLMREGYEVVTTTDPTKTVEILRSADFHLVILDMMMPVMSGTEVLEHIRKYDTDVAVIVATAYPTVDTAVASLKNQASDYVKKPMEPDQFLGAVRNALAKKGLSQDPEADLHRAIGRTIRDARKTQDLTLKQLARRTGLSVSLLSQIERAESSASISSLYKIASALQLRMGELFGDT, encoded by the coding sequence GTGCAGATCCGTATCCTGGTGGTCGATGATGAGCAGGACAACTGCGACTACCTCAAGCTCGTCCTGATGCGGGAGGGCTACGAAGTCGTCACCACGACGGACCCCACGAAGACGGTGGAGATCCTGCGCAGTGCCGACTTCCACCTCGTCATCCTGGACATGATGATGCCGGTGATGTCGGGCACCGAGGTGCTCGAGCACATCCGCAAGTACGACACGGACGTCGCCGTCATCGTCGCCACCGCCTACCCCACGGTGGACACGGCGGTGGCCTCGCTGAAGAACCAGGCGAGCGACTACGTGAAGAAGCCCATGGAGCCGGACCAGTTCCTCGGCGCCGTGCGCAACGCGCTCGCCAAGAAGGGCCTGTCGCAGGATCCCGAGGCGGACCTCCACCGCGCCATCGGCCGCACCATCCGCGATGCGCGCAAGACGCAGGATCTCACGCTCAAGCAGCTCGCGCGCCGCACCGGGCTGTCCGTGTCGCTGCTGTCGCAGATAGAGCGCGCCGAGTCCTCCGCCTCCATCTCGTCGCTCTACAAGATCGCCTCCGCCCTGCAACTGCGCATGGGC